A genome region from Hymenobacter tibetensis includes the following:
- a CDS encoding metal-dependent transcriptional regulator, whose protein sequence is MPSFTEENYLKAIYKLAEASPGSEVSTNGIAEVLQTRAASVTDMLRRLGEKGLLHYQRYKGVSLTAEGRQLALLTIRKHRLWEVFLVQKLGFNWDEVHEVAEQMEHIHSPLLVRRLDEFLGFPRLDPHGDPIPTEDGAVLRPQNRLVADLCPGDQGQLMAVKNTSPAFLQYLDKVGLKLGSHLEVLDKIEFDNSLEIRINKKSILMLSPEVGRNLFVAG, encoded by the coding sequence ATGCCCAGCTTCACCGAGGAAAACTATCTGAAAGCCATTTACAAGCTGGCCGAAGCCTCTCCGGGCTCCGAGGTTAGCACGAATGGTATAGCAGAAGTATTACAGACGCGGGCTGCCTCGGTGACAGACATGCTGCGTCGGCTTGGGGAAAAGGGCCTGCTCCACTACCAGCGGTACAAAGGCGTTTCGCTAACGGCGGAAGGCCGGCAGTTGGCGTTGCTCACCATTCGGAAGCATCGGCTGTGGGAAGTGTTTCTGGTTCAGAAGCTGGGCTTCAATTGGGACGAAGTACATGAAGTGGCCGAGCAAATGGAACACATCCATTCCCCGCTGCTGGTTCGCCGTCTCGATGAGTTCCTCGGGTTCCCGCGCCTCGACCCGCACGGCGACCCCATCCCAACGGAAGACGGTGCTGTGCTTCGTCCCCAAAACCGCCTCGTAGCCGACCTCTGCCCCGGCGACCAAGGCCAGCTGATGGCCGTCAAGAACACCTCGCCGGCCTTCTTGCAGTACCTAGATAAGGTAGGTCTCAAGCTAGGTTCTCACCTTGAAGTACTGGATAAGATAGAGTTTGACAACTCACTAGAAATCAGAATAAACAAAAAGTCTATACTTATGCTTTCTCCTGAGGTTGGGAGGAATTTGTTTGTAGCTGGTTAA
- a CDS encoding glycosyltransferase yields MPPTIFPSGPPVRVILLASVLKPLNDTRMYGKFARSLAERPATAVHVAGRHAVPPVGSSAIQVHTLLQGTRLSWARLGAQRRYWQLLNSLQPNLVVVHAPELLPLTLLWQRLGAGRRFVYDIRENYALNVSTQGVYGRFTRQWLAAGLRWMETRAAHRAAGLILAEESYADELPFLQDVPAERVVLLENKYQPTTHKTQQAPPMPAPSEPLRLLYSGTISVLNGIHEAIALAKELHRLRPGGVLLTVIGFCQQPSLLLELRQLQLTHPPWLRLLMEDTAPVAHTAIVTEIQRSHVGLLLYQPHPSTQRCRPTKLFEYLAHGLPMVVPKNPLWEASIRRHQAGIVVDGRDIAAAARTLLEQVEKLVFYPRGVPTEAFWASEHTKLWGLMDSIW; encoded by the coding sequence ATGCCGCCTACTATTTTTCCTTCTGGCCCTCCGGTTCGTGTTATTTTGCTGGCCTCGGTACTTAAGCCCCTCAACGACACCCGGATGTACGGCAAATTTGCTCGCTCACTGGCCGAGCGGCCTGCTACCGCTGTGCACGTGGCAGGGCGGCATGCCGTGCCACCCGTGGGCTCATCAGCTATACAGGTACACACCTTGCTACAGGGCACGCGCCTGAGTTGGGCGCGGCTGGGAGCCCAACGCCGCTACTGGCAGTTGCTGAATTCCCTTCAGCCCAACTTGGTGGTGGTGCACGCGCCCGAGTTATTGCCGCTCACGCTGCTTTGGCAGCGCCTGGGTGCCGGGCGCCGGTTCGTGTATGATATCCGAGAGAATTATGCGCTAAATGTGTCTACGCAGGGTGTGTACGGCCGCTTTACGCGCCAATGGCTGGCGGCGGGGCTGCGCTGGATGGAAACCCGTGCGGCCCACCGGGCCGCCGGACTAATTCTGGCCGAGGAAAGCTACGCCGACGAGTTGCCGTTTTTGCAAGACGTGCCCGCCGAACGGGTTGTGCTGTTGGAAAACAAATACCAGCCCACCACCCACAAGACGCAACAGGCTCCGCCAATGCCTGCCCCTTCCGAGCCGTTGCGGTTGCTGTACTCGGGCACTATCTCGGTGCTCAACGGAATTCACGAAGCCATAGCCTTGGCAAAAGAGTTGCACCGTCTCCGGCCGGGTGGTGTCTTGCTCACGGTTATCGGCTTTTGTCAGCAGCCCAGTCTTTTGCTGGAGTTGCGGCAGTTGCAGCTAACCCACCCACCCTGGCTACGCTTGCTGATGGAAGACACCGCTCCCGTTGCGCACACTGCCATTGTAACTGAAATTCAGCGCAGCCACGTAGGCTTACTTCTTTACCAGCCCCACCCTAGCACCCAGCGCTGCCGGCCCACCAAGCTATTCGAGTACTTGGCGCACGGCTTGCCCATGGTTGTGCCCAAGAACCCGTTGTGGGAGGCCAGCATCCGTCGCCACCAAGCCGGGATAGTAGTTGATGGGCGGGATATAGCAGCAGCAGCCCGCACCTTGCTGGAGCAGGTAGAGAAGCTCGTTTTTTACCCTCGCGGCGTCCCGACAGAAGCTTTCTGGGCATCGGAACACACAAAATTATGGGGGCTGATGGATTCCATCTGGTAA
- a CDS encoding diacylglycerol/lipid kinase family protein has translation MTATTPNLLLYLLFVLNPISGDLDKAELEQTLTDYCTERGRTASFYHTTGTDDLDKLREHLRQHTYDAVFAAGGDGTVSLVAEALLGQSVPLGIVPLGSGNGLSKDLGIPQDVDEALQLIWRHEERIIDTLQVGGNFSAHLADLGFNALVVQRFDEGDTRGPGAYVRIATQEYLGYEPASYHIETDLETWDGAAFMVTIANANTFGSNVVINPDSDLDDGQFEICLIEPFPNAAAPGILFDLYTSAFDTSLYTRRLCCRRASISVPGAEEVLVQIDGEPKMLPNPVAIEINPKSLRVLVPLTTAS, from the coding sequence ATGACTGCCACCACTCCCAATTTGCTTCTTTACCTGTTGTTCGTCCTGAACCCTATTTCCGGCGACCTGGATAAAGCGGAGTTAGAGCAGACCCTGACCGACTACTGCACCGAGCGGGGCCGCACGGCCAGTTTCTACCACACCACTGGCACCGACGACCTTGATAAGTTGCGCGAGCACCTCCGGCAGCACACCTATGATGCGGTTTTTGCGGCGGGTGGCGACGGAACCGTGAGCTTAGTGGCCGAGGCCCTGCTGGGCCAATCGGTTCCGCTGGGCATTGTGCCATTGGGTTCCGGCAACGGACTTTCCAAAGACTTAGGCATTCCGCAGGACGTGGATGAGGCATTGCAATTAATATGGCGCCACGAAGAGCGCATCATTGATACCCTACAGGTAGGAGGCAACTTCTCGGCTCACTTAGCTGACCTAGGCTTCAACGCCTTGGTGGTGCAGCGCTTCGATGAAGGCGATACGCGTGGGCCGGGGGCCTATGTGCGCATTGCCACCCAAGAGTATCTGGGCTACGAACCGGCTAGCTACCACATCGAAACCGACTTGGAAACTTGGGATGGAGCTGCTTTCATGGTCACGATAGCCAACGCCAACACGTTTGGTAGCAACGTGGTCATCAACCCAGACAGTGACCTAGACGACGGGCAGTTCGAAATTTGCTTGATAGAGCCGTTTCCGAACGCCGCTGCCCCTGGTATCCTCTTCGACCTCTACACCAGCGCCTTCGACACTTCACTGTACACGCGCCGCTTGTGCTGCCGGCGGGCCAGCATCTCGGTGCCAGGTGCCGAGGAGGTATTGGTGCAAATTGATGGAGAGCCCAAAATGCTGCCTAACCCCGTAGCCATCGAAATCAACCCCAAGAGTCTACGGGTGCTTGTGCCGCTAACCACCGCTTCTTAA
- a CDS encoding M48 family metallopeptidase: MRGNLRYIIALLMAGFTLVTYYCKRSVNEVTGEVQHVDMTADQEIALGLQAAPQMAQQYGGLHPNREAAARVEQIGQQIVRTTKASQSPYKFQFHLLADENTINAFALPGGQIFITAGLLKHLKTEGQVAGVLAHEIGHVVGRHSAEQIAKSKLTQGLTGAAAIGMYDPDRPGTMAASAAAAMVGKLMTLRFGRNDELEADRLAVDYTPQAGYDPRAMIQVMQILEQNGGSGRQPEFMSTHPNPGNRIGQLEQEIAAEFPQGMPGNLKP; encoded by the coding sequence ATGAGAGGAAATCTTCGTTACATCATTGCCCTGCTAATGGCGGGCTTCACCCTGGTCACCTACTACTGCAAACGGTCAGTGAACGAAGTAACCGGCGAGGTGCAACACGTAGACATGACCGCCGATCAGGAAATAGCCCTCGGCCTGCAGGCTGCTCCCCAAATGGCGCAGCAATACGGTGGCTTGCACCCCAACCGCGAGGCGGCCGCCCGCGTCGAGCAGATCGGCCAACAGATTGTACGCACCACCAAGGCGAGCCAAAGCCCCTACAAATTCCAGTTTCATCTACTGGCCGACGAGAATACCATCAACGCTTTTGCGTTGCCAGGTGGCCAGATTTTTATTACGGCGGGGTTGCTGAAGCACCTCAAAACAGAAGGGCAAGTGGCTGGCGTGCTAGCGCACGAAATCGGGCACGTAGTGGGCCGCCACTCTGCCGAGCAGATTGCCAAATCCAAGCTGACGCAAGGCCTAACCGGCGCGGCTGCCATTGGTATGTATGACCCCGACCGGCCCGGCACGATGGCCGCCTCGGCCGCTGCTGCCATGGTTGGTAAGTTGATGACGCTCCGTTTCGGCCGCAACGACGAACTGGAAGCCGACCGGCTAGCCGTGGATTACACCCCTCAGGCCGGCTACGATCCGCGCGCAATGATACAGGTGATGCAAATCCTGGAACAAAACGGTGGCAGCGGCCGGCAGCCCGAGTTTATGAGCACGCACCCTAACCCTGGCAACCGTATTGGGCAATTGGAGCAGGAAATAGCCGCCGAGTTTCCACAGGGAATGCCCGGCAATCTGAAGCCCTAA
- a CDS encoding 3-oxoacyl-ACP synthase III family protein: protein MSTLRHSEIAGVGHYVPSRVVTNADLTTLMETTDEWIQERTGIQERRWFEEGKDTTANMGAAAARKALEMAGLTPDDVQMIVFATLSPDYFFPGSGVLLQRELGIKAPIPAFDVRNQCSGFVYALSMADQFVRTGMYDTVLVVGSEIHSSGLDKTTRGRGVSVIFGDGAGAVILRPSTREGHGILSTHLHSQGEFAEELIVKEPGSNREDRVGYVVANELDMYPYMNGQNVFKHAVVRFPQVIKEALDQNGYQPQDLNMLIPHQANLRITQYVQQKMGLSDDKIFSNIQRYGNTTAASVPIALSEALQEGRIQRGDLVCLAAFGSGFTWASALIKW from the coding sequence ATGTCCACTCTTCGCCATTCCGAAATTGCTGGCGTCGGCCACTACGTGCCTAGCCGCGTGGTTACCAACGCCGACCTCACTACGCTCATGGAAACGACTGATGAATGGATTCAAGAGCGCACCGGCATCCAGGAACGCCGCTGGTTCGAGGAAGGCAAAGATACCACGGCCAACATGGGAGCCGCCGCCGCGCGCAAAGCCTTGGAAATGGCTGGCCTCACCCCCGACGATGTGCAGATGATCGTTTTTGCTACGCTCTCGCCCGACTATTTCTTCCCTGGCTCTGGTGTACTGCTCCAACGCGAACTAGGCATCAAGGCTCCCATCCCGGCTTTCGACGTGCGCAATCAGTGCTCGGGTTTCGTATACGCGTTGAGCATGGCCGACCAGTTCGTTCGCACCGGCATGTACGACACCGTGCTGGTAGTAGGCTCTGAGATTCACTCTTCCGGCCTCGACAAAACCACCCGGGGCCGCGGCGTATCGGTTATCTTCGGTGACGGCGCAGGGGCTGTGATTCTACGCCCCAGCACCCGCGAGGGACATGGCATTCTGAGTACGCACCTGCACTCGCAAGGCGAATTTGCCGAGGAATTGATTGTGAAAGAGCCAGGTTCCAACCGCGAAGACCGGGTGGGCTACGTGGTGGCCAACGAGCTGGACATGTACCCGTACATGAACGGCCAGAACGTGTTCAAACACGCGGTGGTGCGCTTTCCACAGGTAATCAAGGAGGCACTAGATCAGAACGGCTACCAGCCCCAAGATCTGAACATGCTCATCCCGCACCAAGCTAATCTGCGCATTACGCAGTATGTGCAACAGAAAATGGGCCTCTCCGACGATAAAATCTTCAGCAACATCCAACGTTACGGCAATACCACCGCCGCCAGCGTCCCGATTGCACTCAGCGAAGCCCTACAGGAAGGCCGCATCCAGCGTGGCGACTTGGTGTGTCTAGCAGCTTTCGGTTCCGGTTTCACCTGGGCCTCCGCCTTGATTAAGTGGTAG
- the msrA gene encoding peptide-methionine (S)-S-oxide reductase MsrA: MQLATFGAGCFWCVEAVFQDLQGVQKVVSGYSNGRIANPTYREVCSGLTGHAEVIQITYDPKVISFEELLEVFWKTHDPTTLNRQGNDTGTQYRSGVYYHNDEQRRLAEEYKQKLNDAKAFDNPIVTEIEPLKSFYPAEDYHQNYFKLNGHEPYCQFVARPKVEKVRALFGDILKKATA, encoded by the coding sequence ATGCAATTAGCAACATTCGGAGCCGGCTGTTTTTGGTGCGTAGAAGCCGTATTCCAAGACCTTCAGGGCGTACAGAAAGTGGTTTCGGGCTATTCCAACGGCCGTATTGCCAATCCTACCTACCGGGAAGTATGCAGCGGCCTTACTGGCCACGCCGAAGTCATCCAAATCACCTATGATCCGAAGGTAATTAGCTTCGAGGAGCTACTGGAGGTGTTCTGGAAAACCCACGACCCCACCACGCTCAACCGCCAGGGCAACGATACCGGCACGCAGTATCGCTCCGGGGTGTATTACCACAACGATGAGCAACGCCGCTTGGCCGAGGAGTATAAGCAGAAGCTAAACGACGCCAAGGCCTTCGACAACCCCATCGTGACGGAAATCGAGCCTCTGAAAAGCTTCTACCCGGCCGAAGATTACCACCAGAACTACTTCAAGCTGAACGGCCACGAGCCTTACTGCCAGTTTGTGGCCCGGCCTAAAGTAGAAAAGGTACGCGCCCTATTCGGCGACATACTCAAAAAGGCCACCGCCTAA
- a CDS encoding murein L,D-transpeptidase catalytic domain family protein — translation MAAFEQHVLTSYTKAKLVNYGLPANVYREALMGYYRLSQSGQASASRQTLTVVDFERPSREKRLWVIDLKNQTVLFHTLVAHGKNTGADLARTFSNREGSEMSSLGFYTTGATYQGKHGLSLKLNGRDPGYNTNAYNRAVVVHGADYVSEQFVRQHGRLGRSQGCPALPVNQSAAIIQAIKGGTVLYVHGPNEVSYRSEWLQLDPALLAFAQQQGLTGS, via the coding sequence ATGGCTGCTTTCGAGCAGCATGTCCTGACGAGCTACACCAAGGCCAAGCTAGTGAATTACGGTTTGCCGGCCAACGTATACCGGGAGGCACTGATGGGCTATTATCGTCTCAGCCAAAGTGGGCAGGCCTCGGCTAGCCGACAGACACTTACCGTTGTAGACTTCGAGCGCCCCAGCCGGGAAAAGCGGTTATGGGTTATCGACCTCAAAAACCAAACAGTGCTGTTTCATACGCTGGTTGCTCACGGCAAAAACACCGGAGCCGACCTGGCCCGCACCTTCTCGAACCGCGAAGGGTCTGAAATGAGCAGCCTAGGCTTTTATACTACGGGCGCTACCTACCAAGGCAAGCACGGGTTATCGTTGAAGCTGAACGGCCGTGACCCGGGCTACAACACCAACGCTTACAACCGGGCCGTGGTGGTGCACGGTGCCGACTACGTAAGCGAGCAATTTGTGCGGCAGCATGGTCGCTTGGGCCGGAGCCAAGGTTGCCCGGCGTTGCCAGTCAACCAGAGCGCTGCCATCATCCAGGCTATAAAAGGAGGCACCGTATTGTATGTGCACGGCCCCAATGAAGTGTCTTACCGCTCCGAGTGGTTGCAGCTAGATCCAGCGCTATTGGCATTTGCACAGCAGCAAGGCCTAACGGGCAGCTGA
- a CDS encoding 3-hydroxybutyryl-CoA dehydrogenase, whose amino-acid sequence MMHVAVIGSGTMGNGIAHVFAQHGFSVALIDINQPALDKGLLTISKNIDRQVSKGSLTEADKADTLARIQTHTSIAEGVRNVALVVEAATENVELKLQIFRDLDQYAPQEAILASNTSSISITKIAAVTKRPSQVIGMHFMNPVPVMKLVEVIRGYATSDAVTQQVMDLSQQLGKTPTEVNDYPGFVANRILMPMINEAIISLFEGVAGVEEIDTVMKLGMAHPMGPLQLADFIGLDVCLAILRVLHDGLGNPKYAPCPLLVNMVMAGRLGVKSGEGFYQYTAGSKELVVAERFRK is encoded by the coding sequence ATGATGCACGTCGCCGTTATTGGCTCGGGTACGATGGGCAATGGCATTGCCCACGTCTTCGCCCAGCACGGGTTTTCCGTCGCCCTCATTGACATCAACCAACCAGCCCTCGACAAAGGGTTGCTCACCATCAGTAAAAACATAGACCGCCAGGTCAGCAAAGGCAGCCTTACGGAGGCCGACAAAGCCGATACGCTGGCGCGCATCCAAACCCACACCAGCATAGCCGAAGGCGTGCGCAATGTAGCGCTGGTGGTGGAAGCCGCCACAGAAAACGTGGAGTTGAAGCTGCAAATCTTCCGCGACCTAGACCAATACGCCCCGCAAGAGGCTATTCTGGCTTCCAACACTTCCTCTATCTCCATCACCAAGATTGCGGCCGTAACCAAGCGTCCCAGCCAGGTTATCGGGATGCACTTCATGAACCCGGTACCGGTTATGAAACTGGTTGAGGTAATCCGGGGCTACGCTACTTCTGATGCCGTGACCCAGCAGGTGATGGATCTTTCGCAGCAGCTCGGCAAAACGCCTACTGAGGTTAACGACTATCCGGGCTTCGTTGCCAATCGCATTCTGATGCCGATGATCAATGAGGCCATCATCAGCTTGTTTGAGGGTGTGGCCGGCGTCGAGGAAATTGATACCGTGATGAAGCTAGGTATGGCCCACCCGATGGGCCCGTTGCAGCTCGCCGATTTCATTGGGTTGGATGTCTGCTTGGCCATCCTGCGGGTGTTGCACGATGGCCTGGGCAACCCCAAGTATGCTCCCTGCCCGCTGTTGGTGAACATGGTAATGGCTGGCCGTTTGGGCGTAAAGTCGGGGGAGGGCTTCTACCAATACACAGCAGGCTCGAAAGAGCTGGTGGTGGCGGAGCGGTTCCGGAAATAG
- a CDS encoding lmo0937 family membrane protein: MGNLLYIIAVVLILIWALGFFGVLGTGIQGNSLIHVLLVIAIIAILLRVIRGGRVV, from the coding sequence ATGGGAAATCTATTGTACATCATTGCCGTAGTCCTCATCCTGATTTGGGCACTCGGTTTCTTCGGCGTACTAGGCACTGGCATTCAGGGTAACAGCCTGATTCACGTTCTGCTGGTAATTGCCATCATCGCCATCCTGCTACGCGTAATCCGCGGCGGACGCGTAGTCTAG
- a CDS encoding ABC-F family ATP-binding cassette domain-containing protein: MISTSNVSLRYGKRVLFEDVTIKFMPGNVYGLIGANGAGKSTFLKILSGEIEPNTGSVTMPPNARLSVLRQDQFAYDAYPVLQTVIRGHHRLWKVMEEKDALYAKADFSDADGERAAELEGEFADLEGWNAEYEAAELLSGLGIGEDKHYTLMGDLGGSDKVRVLLAQALFGNPDVLLLDEPTNGLDAETVLWLENFLDSFQNTVIVVSHDRHFLDAVCNYMADLDFSKITMYPGNYSFWYESSQLAMRQRQDVNKKTEDKRKELEEFVRRFSANASKSKQATSRQKLLQKLTLEEIKPSSRKYPYIAFKPEREAGNQLLTVENLSKKVDGQKVFGNVSFSLDKKDKVAIIGRDDRAASLLFDILFEQIRPDTGDFKWGTTITPSYFPKENSEFFDTDLNLVDWLRQYSTEKDESFIRGFLGRMLFSGEESQKKSNVLSGGEKVRCMLSKMMMESGNVLVLDDPTNHLDLESITALNNSLGEFGGTLLFASHDLQFIQTVANRIIELTPDGIIDRRMTYEEYLADENIKALRQRKYQLVS, encoded by the coding sequence ATGATCAGCACCTCCAACGTCAGTCTGCGCTATGGCAAGCGTGTATTGTTTGAAGACGTTACGATTAAGTTCATGCCGGGCAACGTGTATGGCCTCATTGGGGCCAACGGTGCCGGCAAATCCACTTTTCTGAAGATTCTGTCGGGCGAGATTGAGCCCAACACAGGCTCAGTTACCATGCCGCCCAACGCTCGTCTTTCCGTTCTGCGCCAGGACCAGTTTGCCTATGATGCTTATCCTGTGCTGCAAACGGTTATTCGGGGGCACCACCGGCTGTGGAAGGTGATGGAAGAAAAAGACGCCCTCTACGCCAAAGCTGATTTTTCGGATGCCGACGGCGAACGGGCAGCCGAGTTGGAAGGCGAGTTTGCTGACCTCGAAGGCTGGAACGCCGAGTACGAAGCAGCGGAACTCTTGTCGGGCCTCGGCATCGGTGAAGACAAGCACTACACGCTCATGGGCGACCTAGGCGGCTCCGACAAGGTGCGCGTGTTGCTGGCTCAAGCGTTGTTCGGCAACCCCGACGTACTGCTGCTTGACGAGCCTACCAACGGCCTCGACGCCGAAACCGTGCTGTGGCTGGAGAACTTCCTCGATTCGTTCCAGAACACGGTGATTGTGGTAAGCCACGACCGTCACTTCCTTGACGCTGTGTGTAACTACATGGCTGATCTGGACTTCTCGAAAATCACGATGTATCCTGGCAACTACTCGTTCTGGTATGAGTCGTCGCAGTTGGCTATGCGACAGCGGCAGGACGTGAACAAGAAGACCGAAGACAAGCGCAAAGAGCTGGAAGAATTTGTGCGCCGCTTCTCGGCCAACGCCTCGAAGAGTAAGCAGGCCACTTCGCGCCAGAAGCTGCTTCAAAAGCTTACCCTGGAGGAAATCAAGCCTAGCTCACGCAAGTACCCCTACATTGCCTTCAAGCCAGAGCGCGAAGCCGGCAACCAGCTGCTCACCGTAGAAAACCTAAGCAAAAAGGTGGATGGCCAAAAGGTGTTCGGCAACGTGTCGTTCTCGCTCGACAAGAAAGACAAAGTGGCTATCATCGGCCGCGACGACCGGGCGGCTTCCCTGCTCTTCGACATTCTGTTCGAGCAAATCCGGCCCGATACTGGGGACTTCAAGTGGGGTACCACTATCACGCCTTCGTATTTCCCCAAAGAAAACTCCGAATTCTTTGACACGGACCTCAACCTGGTGGACTGGCTGCGGCAATACTCAACCGAGAAAGACGAATCGTTTATTCGGGGCTTCTTGGGTCGGATGCTATTCTCAGGCGAGGAGTCGCAGAAGAAGAGCAACGTACTAAGCGGTGGCGAGAAGGTGCGGTGCATGCTCAGCAAGATGATGATGGAGTCGGGAAATGTGCTGGTTTTGGATGACCCAACCAACCATTTGGACCTGGAAAGCATCACTGCTTTAAACAACAGCCTCGGCGAGTTCGGCGGCACGCTGCTGTTCGCTTCGCACGACTTACAATTCATCCAAACGGTGGCCAACCGCATCATAGAGCTTACGCCCGACGGTATCATCGACCGGCGCATGACCTACGAGGAGTATTTGGCCGATGAAAACATCAAAGCGCTTCGCCAGCGCAAATACCAACTCGTCTCCTAA
- a CDS encoding metallophosphoesterase, which yields MPAFPSLLLYATLTAAVLTGLWLLVRYWQERNYRRRPYIAPAYNDWLLHAPDATTPPQHRIALLGDPGALATDGTDPILQLLASWQQETGPAGTIIILGDNIYPTGLPAADSPNRAAAEKRLDALLDALRVFPGRVVFLSGNHDWNKGRPDGYAYLLRQEAYIAEQLPTALYLPAGGTPGPVSVQLADNVLLVVLNTQWWVQNGARPASDPKEPFQQLHKLLSANCHQRILVAGHHPLYSNALHGGKFTAKQHVFPLTTVYKRAYVPLPLIGSLLPLYRKVVGAAEDMAHPRYRKMRRRLLRVLRQFPNIMYAAGHDHNLQYFQRHGGHYLVSGAGSKTAFVQKGGNATFVHEHKGFFSLDFYATGETWLRTLEPATTSETAEVFRQRLLPGPIVSPPVVATAIINEPATKR from the coding sequence TTGCCTGCCTTCCCTTCCCTCTTACTCTACGCCACTCTTACGGCCGCTGTGCTCACGGGCCTGTGGCTACTTGTGCGTTATTGGCAGGAGCGCAACTACCGACGCCGTCCTTACATAGCCCCCGCCTACAACGACTGGCTATTGCACGCCCCCGATGCGACAACGCCGCCCCAGCATCGGATTGCCTTGCTGGGTGACCCGGGCGCGCTAGCCACCGACGGCACTGACCCTATTTTGCAACTCTTAGCTAGCTGGCAGCAGGAAACTGGCCCGGCAGGCACTATTATCATTCTCGGCGACAATATATACCCCACTGGCTTGCCGGCCGCCGACAGTCCGAACCGCGCTGCCGCCGAAAAGCGCCTCGACGCGTTGCTCGACGCCCTACGGGTTTTTCCCGGCCGGGTAGTATTTCTGAGCGGCAACCACGACTGGAACAAAGGCCGGCCTGACGGCTATGCCTACTTGCTGCGTCAGGAAGCCTACATTGCCGAGCAGCTGCCTACCGCGCTGTATTTGCCTGCAGGTGGCACGCCTGGCCCGGTTAGCGTGCAGCTTGCCGATAATGTGCTGTTGGTGGTGCTCAACACCCAATGGTGGGTGCAAAACGGCGCCCGTCCGGCCTCTGACCCCAAGGAACCCTTTCAGCAGCTGCACAAGCTATTGAGCGCTAACTGTCACCAGCGCATTCTGGTGGCCGGACACCACCCACTGTATTCTAATGCGCTGCACGGCGGCAAGTTCACGGCCAAGCAGCATGTGTTCCCACTGACCACGGTGTACAAGCGTGCGTACGTGCCGCTGCCTCTCATTGGGTCGTTGCTGCCGCTCTACCGCAAGGTGGTGGGCGCTGCCGAAGACATGGCCCACCCCCGGTACCGCAAGATGCGGCGGCGGTTGTTACGGGTGCTGCGCCAGTTTCCGAATATCATGTACGCTGCCGGCCACGACCATAATTTGCAATACTTCCAGCGGCACGGTGGCCATTATCTGGTAAGCGGCGCGGGCAGCAAAACCGCATTCGTGCAGAAGGGCGGCAACGCCACGTTTGTGCACGAACACAAAGGCTTCTTCAGCCTCGACTTCTATGCTACCGGCGAAACCTGGCTGCGCACCTTGGAACCAGCCACCACCAGCGAAACCGCCGAGGTATTTCGGCAACGCCTCTTGCCCGGCCCGATAGTATCTCCTCCCGTGGTGGCTACGGCCATCATCAACGAGCCAGCAACCAAACGATAG
- a CDS encoding 2,3,4,5-tetrahydropyridine-2,6-dicarboxylate N-succinyltransferase has translation MTNLQQTIEAAWNDRSLLSQAATTEAIQHVIEELDKGRLRVAQPAADQEGGWLVNDWVKKAVILYFPIQQMETLSLPPFEYRDKMRLKTDYAGQGVRVVPPATARYGAYLAPGVILMPSYVNIGAWVGEGTMVDTWATVGSCAQIGAGVHLSGGVGIGGVLEPVQAAPVIVEDGAFVGSRSILVEGCFVGKEAVIGAGVTITGSTRIIDVTGAEPKEYRGHVPARSVVIPGSLPKQFPAGEYHVPCALIIGQRKPSTDLKTSLNDALREHNVAV, from the coding sequence ATGACCAATCTGCAACAAACCATTGAAGCTGCCTGGAACGACCGCAGCCTACTCTCGCAAGCCGCTACTACGGAGGCCATTCAGCACGTTATCGAGGAGCTCGACAAAGGCCGCCTGCGCGTAGCCCAGCCCGCCGCCGACCAAGAAGGAGGATGGTTGGTAAATGACTGGGTGAAAAAAGCCGTCATTCTCTATTTCCCTATCCAACAGATGGAAACCTTGTCGCTGCCACCTTTCGAGTACCGCGACAAAATGCGCCTCAAAACCGATTATGCGGGTCAGGGCGTGCGGGTAGTTCCCCCCGCCACGGCGCGCTATGGTGCTTATCTGGCACCCGGCGTAATTCTGATGCCTAGCTACGTGAACATTGGAGCGTGGGTAGGTGAAGGTACCATGGTGGATACGTGGGCTACCGTAGGCTCGTGTGCCCAAATCGGGGCGGGCGTGCACTTGAGCGGTGGCGTAGGCATTGGCGGCGTATTGGAGCCCGTACAGGCAGCACCGGTTATCGTAGAGGATGGCGCCTTTGTGGGCTCACGCAGCATTCTGGTAGAAGGCTGCTTTGTAGGCAAAGAAGCCGTTATTGGCGCTGGGGTTACCATCACGGGCAGCACCCGCATCATTGACGTGACTGGCGCGGAGCCCAAAGAGTACCGCGGCCACGTACCGGCCCGTTCGGTCGTTATTCCGGGCTCACTGCCCAAGCAGTTCCCGGCCGGTGAGTACCATGTGCCCTGCGCTCTGATCATTGGTCAGCGCAAGCCGAGCACCGACCTGAAAACTAGCCTCAACGACGCCCTGCGCGAGCACAACGTAGCTGTATAA